In Candidatus Polarisedimenticolia bacterium, the genomic window AGCCTGATTCCATGCGAGGTGCACGACGGCGGGGAGTTCTGGACCATCGTGCTCTGGGAGATGCGCGAGGCGATGATCAACCGCTATCACAACCGCGCCTTCCCTGGCGGCCCGATCTTCCCGACCTTTTCGCTGCCTTCCGGCCAGGCCTCCAGCAACGTGCACAACGCGCAGGGACGCACCACCGACGGCAGCGGCAGCGTGGCGCGCATCGATCGCGCCGCCATCGAGGACGCCGCCTTCACGGCCCTGTTCCGCGTCACCGACGCCATGAAGCTGGCACCCTGCAACCCGACGATGGTCGACATGCGCGACGCCATCCTGGCGGCCGATCGGGCCCTGGGAGGCGAGTTCCAGGATCTCATCTGGCGCGCTTTCGCCAACCGCGGAATCGGGGAGCTGGCGACTTCCACGGGAGGGGAGACCGGGGTGACGGTGGAGGATTTCACCGTCCCGGCCACGGTGGCGAGCTGCGAGCTGTTGGGCGGTCCTCTTGCGGCGCCCTCCTTCACGGCCACCGCCGGGATCAATTCCGTGATGCTCAACATCACTCCCGACGGTGCTGTCGAGTACGTCATCTCGCGCAGCAGCCGCGGCGCCGGATCCCCGGCCGACCCGGCTCCTTTCGTGGAGGTGGCGCGCATCACGGGGACGAGCTATACCGACACGGGGCTGGACGGAGGCGTCGCCTACACCTACCGGGTGCGGGCGCTGCGCAACGACGACTGCGTCTCCGCGAGCCGCGCCGTCGGTGCCGTGCCCCTGGGAGTGGCGCTTCCCTGCGTGGCCGATCCGACCTTCGGACACCTCTCGCGCGTCGTCGATCCGGGCGATTGCCGGCACCTGTTGCTGGAATGGGCGCCCGCCAGCTCCAACTGTGTCGGTGGACCGAGCGTGCACTACAACATCTATCGCAGCACGACGCCCGACTTCGTCCCGGGGCCGACCAACCGGATTGCCACGGGCGTGGCGGGAAGCGGGTACTCCGACGAGCCGGGAGCCACCGATCGGCTCTTCTACTACGTGGTCCGGGCGGAAGACTCCACCACCGGGCATGGCGGGCCGGCCAACGGCGGCAACGAGGATGACAACACCGCCCGCGTGGCGGGACTGGTCACCAGCGCCATGCTGGTGAACCAGGGCTTCACCGACGACGCGGAGACCGGGCCTGACAACCAGCGCAGCGCGCATTTCTCTTCGAGCGGATTGACCGTGCCCCTCATCCCGCAGCGCGGCGGCTGGTTCAGGGACGGTGCTCCCGGATCGGTGGCGCCCCATTCGGGCGCCTTCGTGTGGCACACCTACAATGCCGACAACGTGACGGTGTCGGCCTCCAACAACCTGAGCTATGAGCTGCGCAGCGACGTGGCCGCCATCACCCCCGCCACAATCCTGACCTTCTTCCACACCTTCCAGGCGGAAGGAGGCTTCGACGGCGGCGTGGTGGAAGCGGCGCTGGTGGATCCCCTCACCGGGACGGTGGGGACGTTCCAGGACCTGGGCAATCTCATCTATGAAGGCGGCTACACCGGCGAGCTGACGGCGACCTCGGCGGGCACCAACACCAATCCGCTGTTCGGGCGGCGGGCCTACACCGGGGGCGTGCTCGGACCGATGCGCCGGGTGCGCGCCTTCCTCGGAGGCCTGGTGCCGGCCGGGCAAGGATCGGCGCAGGTCGTGATCCGCTTCCTGTTCGGCAACGACGTGGCCAACACCATCCCTCCCTCGACTCCGGAAGGGAACTTCCTTCCCGGGTGGTACCTCGACGACGTGTCGCTCGACGAGTCGTGCTGTCCGCAATCGGCTCCGCCGACTTCCCTGACCGCCGCCGCGACCGGCGACAACCAGATCACCCTCGCCTGGCAGCCGCCGGCCGGCGGCGCTCCTTCCGAGTACCGGATCTTCCGTGAGGCCATGGGGGAAACGACGCCGGCGGTGTTCGACGAGCAGGTTGCCGCGGTCCCGGGGAGCCAGACCGGCTACCTGGACCATGAGGCCTCGGCCGGCACGCGCTATGCCTACGTGGTGCGGGCGATTCCCGCCTCCGGCTGCCCCTCTTCGGACAGCAACGTGGCGACCGCCGCGGCCACCGGCACCTGCACCAGCGAGCCGTTCTTTGTCGGATTGCGCAGCGTGTCGGCGCCATCCAACGCCACCTGCACGCTGGACCTCGCCTGGGACTCCGGCGCGGCCCGCTGTCCAGGAGCCGGGGTGCGCTACAACGTCTACCGCAGCACCGATCCGGCGTTCCTGCCGGGGGAGGACAGTCTCATCGCCGCCGGCGTGACCGGCACGACCTACCGCGACCAGGCGGGCCTGGCGAGTGGAGTGACCTATCACTACATCGTGCGTGCCGAGGACACCACCTCGAGCGGTGGAGGACCGGCCAGCGGCGGCAACGAGGACGACAATCTGGCGCGACGCAGCGGATCGCCCCTCGGCCTACCGGCGCCGGGCCCCGATTTCAGCGACGATCTGGAGCCTATCTCCGAGCCGGGCTATACCTTCTTCAGCACGCGCGACGCGGGGAACTGGGAGGTGCAGAACGATCCCACATCGCACAGCCTCACGCACGCCTGGGTCAGCCTGGACGACCAGCCCGGCGTGCTTCTCACTCCCAAGGATGACCGGCTCACGCTGCCGCCGATGAGCCTGACCTCGGCGAGCGTGCTGACCTTCTACCACAACTTCGATTTCGCCCAGTTCCCGTTGGCCGATCCGGCGGAGGCCTACCAGAGCGGCGGCGTTCTCGAGATCTCCGCCGATGGATCGACCTGGATCGATCTGGGGCCCTACATCACCACGGGCGGCTACAACGGAGCCGTCGATCCCGGCTCCATGAGCCCGATCAAGGGAAGGCCGGCCTGGGTCGGGTCCAGCGACGCCCTTCCGGGAAGCCGCGCCGACGCAATGAGCCAGGTCGCGGTGAATCTGGGGGCGGCCGTGCAGGCGGAGTTCGGTGCGGCCAGCCTCCCCAACGCGCGGCTCCGCTTCCGTCTCGGTGGCACGTTCCAGCTCCTGATCGATGGGACGCGTGGCATCGGCTGGGGCGTGGACGACATCCATGTCTCCAGCCTGCTATCTCCCGGCCAGTGCTCCAGCGCGCCGCCTCCGCCCGCCTGCGAGATCACCTCGATCTCACCCGGGACGGGAGAGCAGGGACAAACTCTGGGCGTGACCCTCGACGGCAGCCGCTTCGCATCGGGCTCCGGGGTGGTGTTCAGCCGGGACGGTGACAGCGCCGACGGCGTGCAGGAAGGCTCCGCGACGGTGAACCCCGGAGGGACGCGCGTCACCTTGCAGATCGACATCGCGACCGATGCTCCGGAAGGTCCGCACGATGTCAGCGTGATCGCTCCCGACGGATCGTTCTGCCGGGCGCGCTCCGCCTTCGTCGTCACCCATCCGGGAGGCGGCGGCGCCACCCGCGTGATTCCGTGCGATGACCCGTCGGTCAGCCGCAAGGGAGGCTGGCACGACCTCCAGGACTCCCGCAGCCGCTTCGGCAAGTACTGCCGCAACGTCGGCGTGCGCAACGGCGGCCCCAACAGCTTCCTGGAGCTGCCGATCTCCAGCGCCAACGGCGGCACCGTCTCGGTCATCTACGCGCGCGGCCCGCGTGGCGGCAGCGCCGACGCGAGCGCGGGAGGCCAGAGCCGCCGGGTCGACTTCAACCGGCCGGCAACGGATCCCGTTCATCCCGACAGCTCCGGCAGGCAGGACCTGACCTTCGGGTTCAGCGAGACCTTCACGGTGCCCGCCGGCGACAGCGTGCTGCGCATCGACGTCAGGAACGACGACGCCGACTCGAAGCACGACATGGACTACGTCGAAGGGTTCCTGTTCACCGAGAGCCAGTCGGCTTCGGCGCAGGCACGCTACTCCGAGAAGGCGAGCGCGAGCGACGCCACGGTGCCGGCGGGGGGAACCATCGCGATGCCCTTCACGGCGCCGGCGGGCACCATCCTGCTGACGGCGGTGGCCGACGGCGGGGGAGCCGATCTCCTGCTCACGGTGAGGAATTCCCTCGGCGCGGCGGTGGCTTCCTCCGACCGCGCTCTTGGACCGGAGGTGGCGTGGATTCTGGCGATCGTGCCGGGAACTTACCGGCTGGAGGTGACCAACCACGGGACGACCGCGGCGCCGGTGGCGCTGTACGCCATCCCGACGGTCGATCTCAGCCTGGTGCCGGCCCCCGCGCCCGGATCCGGCCTCGTGCCGAGACGAGGGCGCTAGCGACGTTACAGCGACGCGGGTCGATGGTGACGATGCCCCACCATGGCGCCCGCGTCGTCAGGGCCCCGGAGCTTGCGGAGCTCCGGGGCTCCTTCTTTTCATGGAAGGCTAGAAATCGAGCCTGACGCCGAGCTCGATGGTGCGGGGCGGGCCGACCTGTCCGATCGCCTCGCCGAAGTGGGAGGAGACGGCGCGCCCCTCGATCGGGCCGGGGTTATAGCGGTCCATCAGGTTGAAGACCTGGACGAACGCCTCGCCGCCGCTTCCCTTGGAGCTCAGGAACGGCTTGGCGATGCGCAGGTCGACCTGGAAGAAGACCGGCTCGTCGAGATGGGTCACGGGAGGCAGCAGGGCCGCGGCGCGCACGGCGTTGACCGCGTCGAGGTCGGTGGAGGCCCCCGAGTTGCGGGGCACTCCTTTCGGGCGATCGTTGGTGAAGCCGTCGAGGTTCTCGTCCCGGCCCGTGGTCACGTTGAAAGCGGTGCCGGAGGCCACCTGCAGGACGGCGGAAGCATTCAGGTCCCACCAGGGAAGGAGGGCCTGTCCCGAGAAGACGAAACGGTGGCGCCGGTCGGCGTCGGAGCGCGAGCGCTCTCCCGCGATGTCGTCGGAGTCGGGCGGGAGAGAAACGCCGCCCTTGAGCGGGTCGGGACCCAGGTCCTCCGCGCGCGACAGGGTGTAGGACGCGGCATAGCGCAGCGCCTCGCTCCTCCAGCGCCAGGCGAGGTCCATTCCCCAGTACCAGCTTCTTCCCTCCGTCACGATGGCCGCAATCGATCCCACGGTGCCATCCGCGTGCTCCGGCACCCCCTGGGCCGTCCTGCCGATGACCGGATTCAGGTCGCGCATCAGGGCCTGATGGTAGCCGAGGACGCGGACCGCGCCGGCCTCGATCGAGCCGTGCTCACCGACCGCCCACTCGGCTCCCAGATTGAACTGGTTCACGTAGGGCGTGTCCAGGGTGGTCCCGGTGGAGAAGCGCAGGGTGAGGCTCTCGGGGAAGAAGAGCTCGGGCCGGATTGTCTCCATGCCCAGCTCGGCCACGGTGTCCTCGGTGAACTCCAAGGTCAGCCCCTGGGGGAACAGCAAACCGATCCGGGTGCCGGAGGTGATCGCCGCGACCGCGGGAAAGCCGAGGACCAGCTTGTCGTAGAACATTCCGGCGCCGCCGCGCACGACGAGGCGTCCCCCCGGAAGCGGCGTCCAGGTGAACCCGAGGCGCGGAGCGATGTTGCCTTTGTCGATGGGAGCGCCGCCATTGGGAATGGAGGACTGGACGCTCGCCGAAGCGGGGAGGCGGAAGGTGCTCAAATCGTAGCGCAGGCCGTAATTGAGAGTCAGCTTCGGGTGCGCCTGCCAGGTATCCTGTGCGAACAGCGCCAGCCGGGTGTCGTCGAGGCGGGCCGCCGGCTCACCCTCGATCAAGGTGAACACGGTCGGGTAGGTCTCCAGCTGGTTCGGCTCGTCGATCTGCCCGTCGCCGTCGTCGTCCACCCCGATCTGTCCCGGGCAGTCAATCGGATCGTAGCGGCAGAACCCCTTACCGGTGCAGTCGTCGTCATCGACGCAGGAGGTGGAGGGATCGAGCGAGCAGTGCCGGCTGACCTGGTTGGCGAAGACTCCGCCGCAGTCTCCCGGCTCGAAGGGGGCATCGGTGTTGTACAGGAAATTGCCGTCGAAATTGAAGGTCGTACCGACGTCGGTGATCGAGCGGCTCAGGTCGATGCCGAACTTGGCCGTGTGCAGGCCGCGGCGCCAGGTGAGATTGTCCACCAGCTGAATGAGCGACTCCTCCCGGTCCTGCGTGTGCAGGTTGTTCCCCCCGAAGATGCCGGAGGGGCGCTCCACGCCCGAGACCTCGGAATTGGCGCGCTGCGCGAAAGTGGAGTGCGACAGCAGCACCCGCTCCTCGTTGAGCAGATCGGGCGAGGCGACGATCGTCAGGCTTGCCGCCAGCTGCAGGTCGTCTTCCTCCAGATGGAATCCCGCCTGCGGCGTGGTGATCCCTCCGACATTGACGTTGTTCACGACGCTCTGGTTGCCGGAGAGCCGCACCATGAGGAACGTGGCATCGCTCAAGTTGAAGTCGGTCCTCAGAAATAGGCTGTCGTTGCGGTTCGGAGTCAGCGCCCAGCCTCCCGCCACGCCGTTCTGGTCCACGCCGGTGTAGGGAACGACGTCGTCGGAGCTCTGGTGCTCGAAGGCCGTGTAATAGAACGCCTGGTCCGGGCGGAAGGCGCCGCCGAAATGAAACCCTGCCTGCCCTCCATGTCCCGTCTCGGATTGGGCTTGGGGATTGGGAAGTCCGGAAACCAGCTCGCCCGGGCTGTTGAGGCTGGCGAAGGAGCCCTGGATGAAGCCGCCGGCTTTGAACTCGTTGGTGCCGCGCTGCGTGACGATGTTCATGATGCCGCCGCTGGCCCGCCCGAACTCCGGCGCGTACTGGTTGGTGAGGAAGACGAACTCGCCGATCACCTGCTGGGAAAAGGCCGAGTTCAGGGTGGTGCCGCTGGTGCGGTCGTTGTTGTCCACGCCGTCCACCAGAAAGGAGTTGGAGCGGCCCGACTGGCCGTTCACCACGAAGACCGACCCGCGCTCGCCGTAGAAGTTCCCGGGAGGAGTTGCCTGGACCGCCGAGTCGAGCAGCGCCAGGTTGGTGGCGACGCGTCCCGCGATCGGCAGGCTGTCCACCTCCTCGGCGCCGATGTGCAGCTCTCCGCCGCTGCGCGACAAGTTGACCTCGGGCGGAGGCGCGCCGACCCGCACCCGCTCGGTCAGGGATGCCTCGAGGAGCAGGTCGAGCGTCAGCACTTCCTGCAGGTGGATCGAAGCTTCGTTCGGCGCGCTGGAGCGGCCATCGGATAGCTGCGCCATGACGATCCAGCTGCCGGGGGAGAGGAGCTCGAGCCGGTAGCGGCCCGCCGCATCGCTTGTGGCGACGCGCACGACGCCCGTCGCCAGGGAGCGTGCCTGCACCACCGCCTTGGCCACCGGCGACCCGGAGGTGTCCGTGACCTTTCCCTGCAGGATGCCCGAGGCGGTCTGCGCCAGGCAGAGCCCGGCACCGAGAAGCAGGACGATCGTCGCGAGCGCCGCGTGCGCGGCGGGTCGGCCGGGAAGGCTCAATGTCCGTAGTGTCCCCACGGACCGGTCCCGCCCGCTCCGTTCGCGACCACCAGGTAGTAGAGCTGGGACGGTGTGCCGGTCCAGCAGGTCGTTCCTGAAGCCAAGTCGGAGACCGTGCCCCAGCCGGTGTCGTTGCGCGCGTCGTTGCTCCCCAGGACCCGGTAACCGGTCAGGCAGGGATCGGCGAGGGGCGCCCAGCAGATCTGGATCTCCCCGGGAACCGCCGTGGGGTTGACGGTGACGCTTCCCGCCTCGGCGGTCGGGGCGCACCCGGAAGGCTGCGTCGTCGCCTGCACCTCCACCGGATAGACGAAGGCGGGGTCCCCCGAGATCTGGGTCGGGTAGAGAAGACTCTCGTAGGTGGTCGTCGCCAGTGTCGACGGATCGGTGAAGTTCGACAGCGACGTGACGGTCAGATAGTAGGAGGTGCCCGGCGCGAGCCCCGTAATCGTGGCGGTGGTCCCGACGATCGAGGCCTGGCCGGGGTTCGCTTGCGAGTTGAAGGCATAGGTGGACCCGCTGCCCGAGTCGGTATCCCAGTAAACCTTGTAGCCGTTGATGCGGTGCGTGTCGAGCCCCGGGTCCCAGGAGAGCGAGATGCTGGTCTGCGTCTGACCGGTTACCTGAATGGTGCGCGGCGGAAAGAGCCCGAAGCGGATGTCGGTCTCGGCGAGCTGCGAGAAGGAGGTGGCATCGGCAGCCACCTGCAGCGACTCCAGCCGCGCCGCCGTCCCGAGGTAAGGAACCTGCCAGAGGTAGTTGAAGGTGCGCACGTCGTCCACCGCGAACAGGCAGCTGGATCCGGCGTAGACGCAGAAATCGGCGGTGATCCGCAGCAGCAGGGCGTTGAAGGTGTGCCCCGAGGGGAGCGTCACCACGCCTCCCTTGATCACGGTGCCCGATTGGGTGCCGGTATGGCCCGAGCAGGACTTGGAGTAGAGCTTGTCGAGGAACTGCGAGGCGCCGCAGAGCTGGTTGAAGATGTTCTGCTCGCAGTTGAAGACGCCGCTGGTCCAGGAATCGCCGGCCTGCATGTAGAAGTCGGCGCCCGGAACGTCCTGGTGCGGGAAGCGGTACAGCGGCACCGGCGTGCGCGTCACGCCGCCGAAGGTGGTGTAGCAGAAGCGGCTCTCCCCCTGGCCGAAGCTGCCGCTCACCCCTTCCTTCTGCGACCCGGCGCGCGCCCAGATCGTCGTGTCGGCGGGGCGGACCTCGATCTCGACGACGTCGTTCGTCTTCAGGGTGCTCGCCGGCGTGGCGAAGTTCTTGTCGAGGCGCTCGAGGACGCCGGCCGGAACGGTGTAGCCGCACTGCGCGAAATTGCAGGTTTCCGCCGAGCTGACCGGCACGTTCGTGGCGGAGGTCTCGGTCCCGCCGTTGTTGCCGGAGAAATCCCAGGTGTCGGCGGCAATCAGCGCTCCCATGGTGGCGTAGCTGGGAGTGGTGAGCGTCGCGACGTTCTTGACGCAATCCTGGCCGCTGGCGCATTGGGAATCGAGTGAGCAGGGGGTGCCGCTGCTCGTGCAGGTCCCGGGGACGTCCCAGCCGTAATCCACACCGTCGAAGGGGAGTGAGAACATCTGCGCGGAAAAGATCTTCAGAGTGGCGGCGCCGTCCAGCGTCGCATCCAGGAAGTAGCTGTCGGAAGGCTCGCCGGAGCGCGAGTCGGGATGGTATTCGGCGACCACGCCGGCGAGCGGGCTGATCCAGCGGTAGAAGGTCTCCCGGGTCACCGGGCCGGCTCCCGTCCGTTGCAGCAGGCAGCGCTGCAGGACGACTTCGTAGGGGCGTGATGGGAGATGCAGCCATCCGATGCCCACGATCTCGGTGCCTATCTCCAGCCGCGCAGCGCCCCTCTTTTCCTTCTCCTCCAGTTCGAACGAGCGCCGTGTCCCCATCCTGAGACGGGTCGGGAAGCGATCGGGAAAGAGCCATTCCAGCGCCTGCCCCGCTTCTCCTGAATCCTGGAAGAGGATTTCGCGCGGCTCGGGAGCTCCGGGGAGCCGGGTCTGACGGCTCACCGCCCCTTCGCGCGATTCCAGGGTCATCACGGAGGATTTACCCCCCGCCGCCGCGATGAAATCCCAGCGGGTCTTCCCTTCGGGGTGGACCCAATCGGCCGAAGCCGGGGCGACCGCGGGCAGGGGAATGAGTCGAACCTGACGCCGCGGGCTTTCTCCTGCGTGCACGGGGATGGCGGGAAGCGCCGCCAGGATCAGGGTCGTCATCCATCGGCGAGGCATCGGGGCTCCTTCTTCATGGGGTGCTCGATTTGCCGGCGAGGCCCTTGCGGGCTTCCTCGATCCATTCCTTGGCGTCAGGGTCTTCGCGGAGGAGCCGCTCCTGCGCCTGCTCGAGGGCCCGGGTGTAGGCGGCTCGCGCGCCCGCGGTATCTTCGAGGTTCGCGAGCGTCTCTCCCAGAGCGAGCAGGTTCGGAGGGTAATCCGGAGCGATTTCCAGGGCCTGGCGCGCCTCTTCGATGGCGCGGTCGGGATCTCCGGGTCCGGCCGGCCATGCTGGTGCGCGGGCGTAAAGCAATGCCAGGGCCCGGTAAGGTCCCCCTTGCTCGAGCCCCGGATCCATCTCGGAGGCGCGCCGGAAAGCCTGCTCGATGCGCGGCAGCGCGTCCAGCGCCGTGCTTCGCTTCTCCCGGGCCTGCAGGCCCAAGGCGGCGCCAAGCCAGTACTCGCAGGCGGCGCTTTGCGGCTGAAGTCGCGCGCACCATTGTGCCGACTGAACCGCGGCCGTCGCCGCCGCGGCGCGGTCGTGAGACGCGCTCTCGTGGTCCGCGAGCCACGCCTGCGCCTTCACGGCGCCGAGGAGTCCCTCGATGCGGCTGGAATCGCGGCGCGCAGCCGCGAGGAAGAGCGTTACGGCCTCGCGGATTTCGGGCAAAGCGCGCTTAGCATATAGGAATTCCGCATGCCGGAGAAGAGAATCGAGGTCCTCGTTGTCGCCGGGAAGCGGCCCTCCGCCCCCGATCTGCGAGAGAGGAGGAGGCTCCTTCAGGGCATGCGCGCAACCGGCCAGGACGGCGCACGCGGCGGCGACGCGCAGGAGCGAGGTAAGCCGGCTCAAGGGTGCGAGGAGTTCGTGCCGGATACGGCCGCGGGGATCCGCTTGAGGTCAATCGCGCGGAACTCGCGAATCCGGATCGCCTGCAGCGCCGCCTTCCCCGTCTCGGAGGAGCCCAGCTTGCGCAGGGCGTCGACGAGCGAGGCGGCCCGCGCTTCCGGAAGGCGCCCCTTGACCAGGCAGAAAATGCCGCCCGGAAACTCGCGCGAGGTGGCCACCGTCTCGAGATCGGACGAGAACGGCAGCGACGGCAGCGCGGCGCTCTGCTCGGGATCCAGGAGGACCGCGATCTTCTCGCCGGATGCAGCGCGGCGCAGCGCCGAAAGGGGGCGGGCCGAGAAGGAGATCCGGGCCGAATCCGGAATCGGGCCCCATCCCGCCAGAACCTCGCGCCGCACGAAATCGGGGGAGAAGCCGATCCCTCCTACGATCTCCCAGTCGGCGAGCGTTGCCGGCGACTTCAGCGCCCCGGAGCGCGCCACGAGCCGGTAGACGGCCCCGGCACCCGACTCGGGGACGGCCTCCAGAGCGGGTACCAGGGAAAGCGCCCGCGCGTACTCATAATAGAAAGGAAGGGAAACCAGGGCTGCGGGCGCGTCCCCCTGCTCCAGCCTCTGCCCTCCCCCCGCAGACGTCTCGAAATAGACTGCGGCCAGAGAATCGGCCGGCCAGCCGGCCGTCTGGGCCAGCGCTCCGGCGAGCTGGTCCATCGTCGGCTGTGCCTGTGCCGTGTCGCCCGGGGAGCCAGGCGAGCAGACGACGAGGGTGATCCGGGCCGGGCCGGCCGACAGGCTCAGCAGGACCAGCACCAAGACAACCATCCGGCGAGCGCCGCGATTCAGCATGCCATCCTCGAAATGACCCTCATGCATCCGGCGGGTTGGCGGGCAGAGAGTGCCCGATTCTCGGGAGCCAGCGACGCAGCAGCGGCGTCGTGATGCCCGTGCTGATCAGCGCCATCAGGACCAGCATGGTAAAGACATTGCGCGGCAGCAGTCCCAGGTCGTAGCCGACGTTGAGCACCACCAGCTCCATCAGGCCCCGGGTGTTCATCATGATCCCCAGGCAATGGCATTCCAGCGCGGGCAGTCCCGTGAGGCGCGCCGCCAGCGCGCATCCACCATACTTGCCGAGCGTCGCGACGGCCAGCATGGCGGCGCACCATCCCCACAAGGAGGAACTGTCGAGCCCGTGGACGTCGGTCCGCAGCCCGGTGATCGCGAAGAACAGCGGCAGGAAGAAGACCGACACGAACTGCGCCACCCGGTGCTTCCAGGCCTCGACGAACTCGGAGCGATCATAGAGCAGCACCCCCATCATGAAGCCTCCGAAGATCGCGAAGATCCCGAGGCGGTAGGTGACGATGGCGGAGGAGAGGATGATCACCAGGAGGATCGCCATGAGGTTCGCCGGAAGGCGCGCGGGGCTCACCGGAAAGCGGGCCACCAGCCGCCGGAGCAGTGGCCGCACGGCCCACCAGCAGAGCGCCGCGTAGGCCACCAGCCAGGCGAGCTGCCGCAGCGTCGCCCCGGCGTCGAAGCGCGCCGTCGACACCGCGCTGATCACCGCCAGCAGGATCCAGCCGGTCACGTCGTCGAAGGCGGCGGCGCTGATGGCCACCGCCCCGAGCCGCGTGCGCGTCAGGTCCAGCTCCATCATGATCCGGCCCAGAACCGGGATGGCGGTAATCGACATGGCGGTGGCCATGAACAAAATGTAGCCGGTGCGGTGGATATCGGGGGCCAGCCGGGACCAGGAGAAATGCCCCAGCAGCAGTCCGAGCGTGAAGGGGAGCGCAATGCCGGCGGCAGAGACGAAGAGAACCGAGCGGCGGTTGCGCGATTCCTCCAGGTGCGAGAAGTCGAATTCGAGGCCGATCTGGAACATCAGGAAGATCAGGCCGATCTGGCTGAGGATCGAGAGCGGCTCAGGGGGCGTGGACTGGAAGACGTACCGGAAGGTCTCGGGCGCCAGCCGGCCGAAAAGCGACGGACCCAGCAGCAGGCCCGCCACGATCTCTCCCATCACCCGAGGCTGCCCCAGGCGTCTCGCCGCCTCCCCCGCCAGGCGCGCCGCCGCCAGGATGACAATCAGCTGCAGAAGCACGAAGAAGAGAACGGTCTCCGCCTGGTGAACGCTGCTGCTGGAGGCGGACTGCGCCGGCAGCGCCGCGAGGCTCACTCCGGCTCCTTGAGTCCCATGGCGATCCCGTCTCCCAGCAGGCCGTAGCCCTTCGGCGTGAGATGGGCGCCGGGAAAGGCGTAGAGGGAATCGGTGTCCTTGGCGCTCTGCAGGACCGGGAGGAGATCGATCGACGGGATGCCCAGCTCCCGCACCGTCTGCAGGACGGAGTCCCGTAGCGCCTCCTGCCCGGCGGAAGAAC contains:
- a CDS encoding M36 family metallopeptidase; its protein translation is MTRKTLCGTFRFLPAAATLLAAITASWALKPLDRPLPDFDAAGGLKLHLAPGTLPAAATAAGLERLERESGGKLQVVYNALSRTPRSLAARRPMSAPDAANPAEVARRFVEHHREVWNLAADEVSSLVLDASYTDEHNGMSHAFFTQTVDEIPVFPAVLGVHLNPRGQVVGVQGDLFPGTTRPPRAHLTAGQAAELAADSIGVTLKARKIAEEKGAVIFEAGSLREPVRVEQAIYPLLGAPRLAYRMTLHKNGREWYDLLIDAASGKVLHRRNLFSDTLSPSAPAESSPAAPRARVYPTSPLETVRGTGDLNRRYPYTTDPTGRQRGFANAPLFGADTFPVNSNGGDPKNATLDAVILPLPNAGAPTRSSALPLSTSPQSPQGWFILQGGHYQTIGNNVDAKDDHADDDEATAGHRADGLTTGDFATAQFIYHNYYSQNGPYAAEPPLGVASPERLAGAAPDLDPAVVNLFYITNWYHDFLYHLGFTEAAGNFQKSNFGRGGAENDYLFADAQDGSGTDNANFGTPPDGSNPRMQMFLFSGPTRDGDFDADVIIHEYTHGLSNRLVGGPGNTDCLGVGLVGESGSMGEGWGDWYAATIADEPAVAEYAVDDAAAGIRRFSMNEGPDDFTYGFLCSGPPSNPSLIPCEVHDGGEFWTIVLWEMREAMINRYHNRAFPGGPIFPTFSLPSGQASSNVHNAQGRTTDGSGSVARIDRAAIEDAAFTALFRVTDAMKLAPCNPTMVDMRDAILAADRALGGEFQDLIWRAFANRGIGELATSTGGETGVTVEDFTVPATVASCELLGGPLAAPSFTATAGINSVMLNITPDGAVEYVISRSSRGAGSPADPAPFVEVARITGTSYTDTGLDGGVAYTYRVRALRNDDCVSASRAVGAVPLGVALPCVADPTFGHLSRVVDPGDCRHLLLEWAPASSNCVGGPSVHYNIYRSTTPDFVPGPTNRIATGVAGSGYSDEPGATDRLFYYVVRAEDSTTGHGGPANGGNEDDNTARVAGLVTSAMLVNQGFTDDAETGPDNQRSAHFSSSGLTVPLIPQRGGWFRDGAPGSVAPHSGAFVWHTYNADNVTVSASNNLSYELRSDVAAITPATILTFFHTFQAEGGFDGGVVEAALVDPLTGTVGTFQDLGNLIYEGGYTGELTATSAGTNTNPLFGRRAYTGGVLGPMRRVRAFLGGLVPAGQGSAQVVIRFLFGNDVANTIPPSTPEGNFLPGWYLDDVSLDESCCPQSAPPTSLTAAATGDNQITLAWQPPAGGAPSEYRIFREAMGETTPAVFDEQVAAVPGSQTGYLDHEASAGTRYAYVVRAIPASGCPSSDSNVATAAATGTCTSEPFFVGLRSVSAPSNATCTLDLAWDSGAARCPGAGVRYNVYRSTDPAFLPGEDSLIAAGVTGTTYRDQAGLASGVTYHYIVRAEDTTSSGGGPASGGNEDDNLARRSGSPLGLPAPGPDFSDDLEPISEPGYTFFSTRDAGNWEVQNDPTSHSLTHAWVSLDDQPGVLLTPKDDRLTLPPMSLTSASVLTFYHNFDFAQFPLADPAEAYQSGGVLEISADGSTWIDLGPYITTGGYNGAVDPGSMSPIKGRPAWVGSSDALPGSRADAMSQVAVNLGAAVQAEFGAASLPNARLRFRLGGTFQLLIDGTRGIGWGVDDIHVSSLLSPGQCSSAPPPPACEITSISPGTGEQGQTLGVTLDGSRFASGSGVVFSRDGDSADGVQEGSATVNPGGTRVTLQIDIATDAPEGPHDVSVIAPDGSFCRARSAFVVTHPGGGGATRVIPCDDPSVSRKGGWHDLQDSRSRFGKYCRNVGVRNGGPNSFLELPISSANGGTVSVIYARGPRGGSADASAGGQSRRVDFNRPATDPVHPDSSGRQDLTFGFSETFTVPAGDSVLRIDVRNDDADSKHDMDYVEGFLFTESQSASAQARYSEKASASDATVPAGGTIAMPFTAPAGTILLTAVADGGGADLLLTVRNSLGAAVASSDRALGPEVAWILAIVPGTYRLEVTNHGTTAAPVALYAIPTVDLSLVPAPAPGSGLVPRRGR
- a CDS encoding TonB-dependent receptor; the encoded protein is MSLPGRPAAHAALATIVLLLGAGLCLAQTASGILQGKVTDTSGSPVAKAVVQARSLATGVVRVATSDAAGRYRLELLSPGSWIVMAQLSDGRSSAPNEASIHLQEVLTLDLLLEASLTERVRVGAPPPEVNLSRSGGELHIGAEEVDSLPIAGRVATNLALLDSAVQATPPGNFYGERGSVFVVNGQSGRSNSFLVDGVDNNDRTSGTTLNSAFSQQVIGEFVFLTNQYAPEFGRASGGIMNIVTQRGTNEFKAGGFIQGSFASLNSPGELVSGLPNPQAQSETGHGGQAGFHFGGAFRPDQAFYYTAFEHQSSDDVVPYTGVDQNGVAGGWALTPNRNDSLFLRTDFNLSDATFLMVRLSGNQSVVNNVNVGGITTPQAGFHLEEDDLQLAASLTIVASPDLLNEERVLLSHSTFAQRANSEVSGVERPSGIFGGNNLHTQDREESLIQLVDNLTWRRGLHTAKFGIDLSRSITDVGTTFNFDGNFLYNTDAPFEPGDCGGVFANQVSRHCSLDPSTSCVDDDDCTGKGFCRYDPIDCPGQIGVDDDGDGQIDEPNQLETYPTVFTLIEGEPAARLDDTRLALFAQDTWQAHPKLTLNYGLRYDLSTFRLPASASVQSSIPNGGAPIDKGNIAPRLGFTWTPLPGGRLVVRGGAGMFYDKLVLGFPAVAAITSGTRIGLLFPQGLTLEFTEDTVAELGMETIRPELFFPESLTLRFSTGTTLDTPYVNQFNLGAEWAVGEHGSIEAGAVRVLGYHQALMRDLNPVIGRTAQGVPEHADGTVGSIAAIVTEGRSWYWGMDLAWRWRSEALRYAASYTLSRAEDLGPDPLKGGVSLPPDSDDIAGERSRSDADRRHRFVFSGQALLPWWDLNASAVLQVASGTAFNVTTGRDENLDGFTNDRPKGVPRNSGASTDLDAVNAVRAAALLPPVTHLDEPVFFQVDLRIAKPFLSSKGSGGEAFVQVFNLMDRYNPGPIEGRAVSSHFGEAIGQVGPPRTIELGVRLDF